The genomic window AAGCCAAGAGGAGATTACAATGCCCAACTGCTCCGAAAGTCCTAGATCCGGCAGTGCCGCACGATGCGCAGTTTGTGATGGCAACTTTGGTCTCGTCCGGCACTACTCGTGGCGAACGCCTCTTTGTTCCAAGAAGTGCGTCGATCGCTTCAGAGCTCGCAGGGAAAGTGACCGCAATTGGGTGGGCTGGCTCCAGATCACCTTCAACCAGCTGCCAGAGAACCGCGCGAGGGTCTTGTGATGGTCCAGATCTCACAACGAGGCGAGGCATATTTAGAGACAGCATGGACTTGGCTCCGCGCAGCCCAAAACATGACCGACTCAGCGATCGCGAATCACCTTAAGGGCCTTGCCGACTATTACGAGTGGCGAGCTGAGAACGCTTCGCATGTTGATGCGGCCAAACATTCGTTCGATAGCCTGAGCGCATGACCGGGTGCGCAGCTTCAAACGACTTTTCTATCTTTGAAAGTTGAACTTGCGCTCGGCGCTCAAAGAGCTAGAGGCATCAAAGTCTAGCAGGTTCGCGGGGGTTTGCTAACAGTCGAAACGGCACAACTGACTTCGTATGTCGGCCTTCCTTATCAGCCAGCCAGGCAACTGACTCTGTTATGCAAAAACCTTATCGCTGAAGAAGCCAAGCCGTCTCATATGAAGCCTGTCAGCCTCAAATGGCTCAAAAACCTGATGACCTTTTGTCTCAAATAGGACGTCAGCAGCGCGGTAGAGAGCTACTGCTATGGGCCGAAGGGTGCAGGCTAGGCCGAAACCCGATCCCCTACAACAGTCCCCAGGGCCTCGCGGGATTCTAGACACCCACCGACGGAACGCGGTCGACCGTGCAAGATCCAGCTGCTGCCACTGTGAGCAGGTCTGCAGATAAGCTCTCGTCCCTTCGCAGCCGCGCAAATCAGTCAATTGCAAGACTCTGCGGCGCAGTTTTCCCAATGGACGCTCGGCCTCATCGAGTAGAACAGCATCCCCGTATAGAAGAGGAGAAATGTCGTTCCGGTACGGTTCGTTGGCTGTCGATTGAAGCGAACAAAGGCAACGACGAACAAGCCAGATACACCCACAGCCCTGATTGACTACCGTGTGCATAGTCGCCTCCCAGTCAGTTCTGACGCGCAGATCGGCACTTTTTCGGTACTGGGTGTCTTGGACATGGCGTTCTCCTTGTCTTGGCGCCCTGGCCAACTTATCGCTGGCAGGGCAGGAGCACGGCCGGACCATCCAACAAGCGGAAGTGGTCTTCTTTAAGAGCGAGCGCCATAGACCTTCGTATCGTTTCCATGACCACCTTGGATGCTCGGCGATTGCCTACGTTCAATTGAACCGCTGATCGCGATCGTCTTAGGCTGCATGCGTTGGAAAAGCGCACGGGCTCATGAAGTGCGACGGCGAAAAAAAGACGATCGACGGACCTCAAAGCTCGTTCCCTTAGGTTGCCTTCCGGTGGAATACGCCCCCTCCGCCGGAAGGTCGAAGGGCGGTGAAGTCCCCCAGCTTCACCGCCCGCTTTTCACTTGATCGGGAGTACCAGGAGGAAACTACAATGCTCAACTGCTCCCAAAAGTCTGTCAGAGCCGCGCGATGCGCAGTTTGCGATCGTAAGTTTGGTCTTCTCCGGCGCTACTCGTGGCGAACCCCGCTTTGCTCCAAGAAGTGCGTCGATCGCTTCAGAACTCGCAGGGAGAGTGATCGCATCGGCGCAGTGACACGAATGACCCAACCCCGCAAATACGCGGCACTTCTGTGATTTGAAAAATTGCAACACGAGTTCGTCGAATTCTTCAGCTATCATAGGAGCAAGCTTGAATATTGTTCTAATATCTCAGTTGGTAGCGGCCGCCATCGTCGCGTTGTTTGTGGTGTACAACTTCTTTCATTACGTACTTTTTCTTTTGGTGACCCGACCGAAGGACGCGAGCAAGATCGGCCACCAGCTGAATAAGTTCGAGCAGCGCCAACTAATTGAGTGGACACCAAAGCCGAACGACTTTCTCAAGCATGACGACGAAAAGCGCACATATGATGACGTGTTCGGCACGTATCGCGACGAGCAATCGAACTACAGCACGTGTGTGTTTCCCCGATTGGCATTTTCGCACCCTTACGAAGCCGAACGTGCACTTTTGAAGCCAAAAGAGGGGATGCGATTCTTGGATCTCGGATGCGGCTCCGGCGCGGCAGCCGAATACCTAGCTAGGCGGAGCAATATCGAAATTGTGTGCGTGACCAATTCATCTGTGCAGGCGGAGATCTGCCGGCGGAAATTTGCGAGACTTGGCGGGCGTGGACAGGTGATAGTCATCGATTTTGACAGCCTCGATCTCCCGAATGAACACTTTGATGCCATCTATGCGCTCGAGTCGATTGGCTACACCAAAGACCTGGACGCGTGGCTAGCTAGATGCTGGCGGATGCTCAAGCCGGGAGGACGGTTGCTGATCCATTCGCCGGGGTCGCTGGATCATTGTCGCCGTACCAGGGATTACCTGAGTGTCACCGCCTTCTTCGAGAATTGGCGCTACAATTTTGTCGGGGCCAATCTTCTCGTCTACAAGATGCGCCGACTTGGCTTTAGTCCAATCCACTATCGGCGACTACCATTCTTGGCCTGGGGAGTAACCTGGAACTTCATTCAACACATGCTCTTGTGGAAGTACCGGCTAAAGATGCGCACATTCGTGGAACTGGAGCGAATTATTTGGCGCACGTCGAAGGTGTTTGTGTTTGGCAACCCGTACAACACGGTGCTGGCCACCAAACCCAAGGCACCATCTTGCTCCCAAACTCACACATCGGAAGCAGTGAAGCGGCCGCACTGGCGGCACTTCGACGATACTCATCATTGGGATTCGACCGCGGAGGAATGGATCCCCAACGACGTCCACTGATCGCGCGGGTCCACTGCCGTACAGCTACGCCGGCAAGGGCCAGGGCCGCCGTCGTCTGGTAGCGATGAACGACGGCCATCCGACAGATGAGGTGCGCGCATTCATGATAGGAGCATAGCGATCGCCACCCAAACGCCGGCTTCGGGCGTCCAGCCACGGCTGCGCGGGGTTCTGGCGGCTGGTGGTGGCCCATCGAATCGGTGCCGCCGCCGACCGTGCAGATAGCGCGCCTCGCTAGAGACAGCCTCGCTGCCGAACTATTGTCGCCCTTGAGGGAAGCGAGTCCTTGCCCCATCG from Bradyrhizobium zhanjiangense includes these protein-coding regions:
- a CDS encoding SAM-dependent methyltransferase — its product is MNIVLISQLVAAAIVALFVVYNFFHYVLFLLVTRPKDASKIGHQLNKFEQRQLIEWTPKPNDFLKHDDEKRTYDDVFGTYRDEQSNYSTCVFPRLAFSHPYEAERALLKPKEGMRFLDLGCGSGAAAEYLARRSNIEIVCVTNSSVQAEICRRKFARLGGRGQVIVIDFDSLDLPNEHFDAIYALESIGYTKDLDAWLARCWRMLKPGGRLLIHSPGSLDHCRRTRDYLSVTAFFENWRYNFVGANLLVYKMRRLGFSPIHYRRLPFLAWGVTWNFIQHMLLWKYRLKMRTFVELERIIWRTSKVFVFGNPYNTVLATKPKAPSCSQTHTSEAVKRPHWRHFDDTHHWDSTAEEWIPNDVH